The following are from one region of the Nicotiana tomentosiformis chromosome 7, ASM39032v3, whole genome shotgun sequence genome:
- the LOC104094699 gene encoding anther-specific protein LAT52-like gives MAKAIVLLSALCFLAIANFAVAEPEVFDVEGRVFCDTCRLGFATSLSEVIQGATVGLTCRDIETHNETYSTEGKTDMIGKYTLTVEGDHENDICEVTVVNSPREDCKEIVSELVKGRVVCSKNVGMHNAVRFTNPLFFQKDKPVPGCKELVEEMELVDLLLLDD, from the exons ATGGCAAAAGCTATTGTTCTCCTCTCTGCCCTTTGTTTTTTGGCCATTGCCAATTTCGCCGTCGCCGAGCCCGAAGTCTTTGATGTTGAAGGCAGAGTCTTCTGTGACACATGCCGTCTTGGTTTCGCCACCTCCCTTAGCGAGGTTATTCAAG GTGCGACCGTGGGATTGACATGCAGAGACATAGAGACACACAATGAAACATACTCAACAGAGGGCAAAACCGACATGATTGGCAAATATACACTCACAGTAGAAGGTGATCATGAGAATGACATTTGCGAAGTAACAGTGGTGAATAGCCCAAGAGAGGATTGCAAGGAAATTGTTAGTGAGTTGGTTAAGGGAAGAGTTGTGTGCAGTAAAAATGTTGGAATGCACAATGCTGTTCGATTTACTAACCCACTTTTCTTCCAAAAGGACAAGCCTGTACCTGGCTGCAAAGAGCTCGTTGAGGAGATGGAGCttgttgatctcttattactcgatgattga